The genomic stretch CTGCACAGCCGCGGCGAACCGGAACTGGCCATGTTCGGCCTGGGCCTGCCCGTCATGCAGTCCTGCCTGAACATCCTCGGCGAACGCGACACCCTCACCGACGGCCAGTCCTTGGACGATGTCATCAACGGCTACCCCGTACGCCTGAGGGCCGTCGAACCTTCGTGGTTCCGCGCCTTCTTCGGCCAGGCGATGTGGTTCTACCGCCGCCCACCCGTCCCGGTTCTGCAGGTGGTGTGGCCCGCGCGCGACGGCAGGTTCCCGTGGGACGACGGCAGCCTGGCCCAGCCGCACCTGTGGCTCCCACCGGCCGGCCACCCCCGGGGCGTCTGGACCCAGGATGTCTGACCTGGCCCTGGCCCGGCGGCGAGGACTGGCCGCCAATTCCGCCGTGCCCGGTGACCTGCTGCGGCGGCTCGTCACCGACTGTCCCGCCGAGGTGCTGCTGCCAATTAGTGCCGCTCACCACCAGTCGCGTCGGGTTCCGCAGCAGGACCCCACCGGCGTCGAAGCTGACCTCAACAACGCAGTGCAACCCTCCGACGAATCGAGGCCCACCGCCGACTCTCGTCAAGTAGTGCGTCTCCCACAGGACGGCCGCAACCGGTCGCTCGGTTATGCGA from Paractinoplanes brasiliensis encodes the following:
- a CDS encoding DUF4262 domain-containing protein, with product MFESHCVICHDYDDRDDHDDVDRGVIANVEKFGWSVTGVPADSQGPGWAYTIGRLHSRGEPELAMFGLGLPVMQSCLNILGERDTLTDGQSLDDVINGYPVRLRAVEPSWFRAFFGQAMWFYRRPPVPVLQVVWPARDGRFPWDDGSLAQPHLWLPPAGHPRGVWTQDV